A part of Corynebacterium afermentans subsp. lipophilum genomic DNA contains:
- a CDS encoding SRPBCC family protein, which yields MPATREEVYRAITKPNSWWDQKVEGEAGVKGGEFHAEEGDFSVQEADDGKRVVWNVEPTEGEWDDTSLIFDISEDDDGETKVNFTHRGMRPHDRGYEEIAKTWKDRIAKGLQPLINREENL from the coding sequence GTGCCAGCCACCCGCGAGGAGGTCTACCGCGCGATCACCAAACCCAACAGCTGGTGGGACCAGAAGGTCGAGGGTGAGGCCGGCGTGAAAGGCGGCGAGTTCCACGCCGAGGAGGGCGACTTCTCCGTGCAAGAAGCCGACGACGGCAAACGCGTGGTTTGGAACGTCGAACCCACCGAAGGCGAATGGGACGACACCTCGCTCATCTTCGACATCTCCGAAGACGACGACGGAGAAACCAAGGTCAATTTCACCCACCGCGGCATGCGCCCGCACGACCGCGGCTACGAAGAAATTGCCAAGACCTGGAAGGACCGCATCGCCAAGGGCCTGCAGCCTTTGATCAACCGGGAGGAAAATTTGTAG
- a CDS encoding LURP-one-related/scramblase family protein — translation MFTEREVVVKQTKALGRDTFAIEGPGGTPLGTARQTLKMSDLVKASRGVEVFDADGAHVLSIEDPVNFIRDKYIVHLVTPPLQLAKLTKRFSWIGAKFDVEMAGLPDVQIQGQAFQLNYTLTSQGRVVARVDAEYSGMGRMLMGKTSYRVRIEPGLDERQHAAVIGITLAIDMRRAKMRRNSS, via the coding sequence GTGTTTACGGAACGTGAGGTCGTCGTAAAGCAAACAAAAGCTCTTGGCCGCGACACGTTCGCGATTGAGGGACCGGGTGGGACCCCGCTGGGCACGGCCCGTCAGACACTCAAGATGAGCGATTTGGTCAAGGCGTCGCGCGGGGTGGAGGTCTTCGATGCGGATGGCGCGCATGTGCTGAGCATTGAGGATCCGGTGAACTTCATCCGCGATAAGTACATCGTGCACCTGGTCACCCCGCCGCTGCAGCTGGCCAAGCTGACAAAGCGGTTTTCCTGGATCGGGGCGAAGTTCGATGTGGAGATGGCTGGCCTGCCGGACGTGCAGATCCAGGGCCAGGCCTTCCAGCTGAACTACACACTGACCAGCCAGGGGCGCGTGGTCGCGCGCGTGGACGCCGAGTATTCCGGCATGGGGCGGATGCTCATGGGCAAGACCAGCTACCGGGTGCGCATTGAGCCCGGGCTGGACGAGCGCCAGCACGCGGCGGTCATCGGCATCACGCTGGCGATTGACATGCGCCGCGCGAAGATGCGCAGGAACTCGAGTTAA
- a CDS encoding MFS transporter, with amino-acid sequence MTKAQRWGFFAVVSLGLLMIGLDNSILYTALPALEHALGAGPEQGLWIINAYPLVLSGLLLGTGALGDRVGHRLMFIVGLTIFGLASLGAAFAPGPLELIVARGILGMGAAVMMPATLALIRLTFPDERERNTAIGIWGSVAVAGGALGPVVGGALIQHFWVGSVFLINVPIVVIALVLTVALAPENLPNPDKQWDVVSSFYALVALSGLTMAIKQAAQSPASTLAALAAAAVGAWLFVRRQHRLVDPLLTFDIFRSRLFTGGVLAAAGGMFVLAGAELMTTQKLQLVDALTPLTAGATVAVMALSAIPASVLGGAYLHKIGFLPLITGGFFGAVVGAVALATGWTSIGMVLLGLSAGSVMSVSSIAIIGSAPMHRSGMAAGVEEVSYELGTLVTVALTGSLLQAALDRGVEYTDAYNGVIGVLAAGAACFAVATWWCFRDNPKSGGVDA; translated from the coding sequence ATGACTAAGGCGCAGCGCTGGGGATTTTTCGCGGTGGTTTCGCTCGGGCTACTCATGATCGGCCTGGATAACTCCATCCTCTATACGGCGCTGCCGGCGCTGGAGCACGCGCTCGGCGCGGGCCCGGAGCAGGGCCTGTGGATCATCAACGCGTACCCGCTGGTGCTCTCCGGCCTGCTGCTGGGCACCGGCGCGCTGGGCGACAGGGTGGGCCACCGCCTGATGTTCATCGTGGGCCTGACCATCTTCGGCCTGGCCTCCCTGGGTGCGGCGTTCGCGCCCGGGCCGCTGGAGCTGATTGTCGCGCGCGGGATTCTCGGTATGGGCGCGGCGGTGATGATGCCGGCCACGCTCGCGCTGATCCGCCTGACGTTTCCGGACGAGCGCGAGCGCAACACCGCCATCGGCATCTGGGGCTCGGTGGCGGTGGCGGGCGGCGCGCTCGGCCCGGTGGTCGGCGGCGCGCTGATCCAGCATTTCTGGGTCGGCTCCGTCTTCCTCATCAACGTGCCCATCGTGGTGATCGCGCTGGTGCTCACCGTCGCGCTCGCGCCGGAAAACCTGCCCAACCCGGACAAGCAGTGGGACGTGGTCTCTTCCTTCTACGCCCTGGTCGCGCTGTCGGGCCTGACCATGGCCATCAAGCAGGCCGCCCAAAGCCCCGCCTCCACTCTCGCCGCCCTGGCCGCGGCCGCCGTCGGTGCATGGTTGTTCGTGCGCCGCCAGCACCGCCTCGTGGACCCGCTGCTGACCTTCGACATCTTCCGCTCCCGCCTGTTCACCGGCGGCGTCCTCGCGGCAGCCGGCGGCATGTTCGTCCTCGCCGGCGCCGAACTGATGACCACGCAGAAGCTGCAGCTTGTCGACGCACTCACGCCCCTTACCGCCGGCGCCACCGTCGCCGTGATGGCCTTATCCGCCATCCCGGCCTCCGTCCTCGGCGGGGCATATCTGCACAAGATCGGCTTCCTGCCGTTGATCACGGGAGGGTTTTTCGGGGCGGTAGTGGGGGCGGTGGCGTTGGCGACCGGATGGACGTCGATAGGCATGGTGCTTTTGGGGCTGTCCGCTGGTTCGGTGATGAGTGTCTCCTCGATCGCGATCATCGGGTCCGCCCCGATGCACCGCTCCGGGATGGCCGCGGGTGTGGAGGAGGTGTCCTACGAGCTGGGCACGCTGGTTACCGTGGCGCTGACGGGGTCGCTGCTGCAGGCGGCGCTGGACCGCGGGGTGGAGTACACGGACGCTTACAACGGGGTGATCGGCGTGCTGGCTGCGGGCGCCGCGTGTTTTGCTGTGGCCACCTGGTGGTGTTTCCGCGACAACCCGAAGTCTGGAGGAGTCGATGCCTGA
- a CDS encoding FHA domain-containing protein FhaB/FipA, with product MDSTVILSARFGLLALLWVFIFLVMWTQRKDVVSAGGAVRRQASASAPAPREKARTLAVVEGPLQGSHMEIASLEDLTVGRAGDNDFQLGDDFASSRHARLFRRGSDWFVEDLDSRNGTFVNGVRIDQPERVTVGTDMKMGRTIVRLMP from the coding sequence ATGGACTCGACGGTGATCCTCAGCGCCCGCTTCGGCCTTTTGGCCTTGCTCTGGGTGTTCATTTTCCTGGTGATGTGGACGCAGAGGAAGGATGTGGTGTCGGCGGGTGGCGCGGTGCGTCGTCAAGCAAGTGCCTCCGCCCCCGCCCCCAGGGAGAAAGCGCGCACCCTTGCGGTAGTTGAGGGGCCGCTGCAAGGCTCCCACATGGAAATTGCCAGCTTAGAAGACTTGACTGTTGGCAGAGCGGGAGACAACGATTTCCAGCTGGGCGACGATTTCGCCTCCTCGCGCCACGCGCGCCTGTTCCGCAGGGGCAGCGACTGGTTCGTGGAGGACCTGGATTCGCGCAACGGCACCTTCGTCAACGGGGTGCGCATTGATCAGCCTGAGCGGGTGACCGTGGGCACGGACATGAAGATGGGACGCACGATTGTGAGGCTGATGCCGTGA
- a CDS encoding PP2C family protein-serine/threonine phosphatase: MKLALDFVAVSDRGLVRGNNEDSAYAGPHLLVLADGMGGHAAGEVASQLMVEHMEHLDRDPEDADMLALLGAAAEDGNASIEASVAEHPEQAGMGTTLTATMFNGRELGLIHVGDSRGYLLRDGELRQLTVDDTFVQSLVDGGKLAPEDVSSHPQKSLILKAYTGRAVEPHLELIQVQPGDRVLLCSDGLSDPVTQQTIQLALGDGTPEMAANRLIELALRSGGPDNVTVVVAEVVEATENNARENHAVVKAGALDPGYESSHPDSAASRAAALLRKSETITPDHNRAKLQDADASDDEEDHTSGGGKKQPSSVWPWVVATLVLLLVLAVAGVLWSQSRATDEYALKVQDSGEFVVQHTTRDNLFADTKTENIQRACLNTKGDLRVISKDSKPGDCSIFSTSDLPKDKREVEDVTGSYDDVLAKLNELADEALPACTDKKSAEEDTCREVR, encoded by the coding sequence GTGAAGCTCGCGCTAGATTTCGTGGCCGTGTCCGACCGCGGCCTGGTCCGCGGCAACAACGAGGACTCCGCGTACGCGGGCCCGCACCTGCTGGTGCTTGCGGACGGCATGGGCGGCCACGCCGCCGGCGAGGTGGCCAGCCAGCTCATGGTCGAGCACATGGAGCACCTGGACCGCGACCCCGAGGACGCCGACATGCTCGCGCTTCTGGGCGCGGCGGCCGAGGACGGCAACGCCTCCATCGAGGCGTCTGTGGCCGAGCACCCCGAGCAGGCCGGCATGGGCACCACCCTGACCGCGACGATGTTCAACGGCCGCGAGCTCGGCCTGATCCACGTGGGCGATTCCAGGGGCTATCTGCTTCGCGACGGCGAACTGCGGCAGCTCACCGTCGACGACACCTTTGTCCAGTCGCTGGTGGACGGCGGCAAACTCGCGCCCGAGGACGTCTCCTCGCACCCGCAGAAGTCCCTGATCTTGAAGGCGTACACCGGCCGGGCCGTGGAGCCGCACCTGGAGCTGATCCAGGTCCAGCCGGGTGACCGCGTGCTGCTGTGCTCCGACGGGTTGAGCGACCCGGTAACCCAGCAGACCATCCAGCTCGCGCTCGGCGACGGCACCCCGGAGATGGCGGCGAACCGCCTGATCGAGCTGGCGCTGCGCTCCGGCGGGCCGGACAACGTCACCGTCGTGGTGGCGGAGGTCGTGGAGGCCACCGAGAACAACGCCCGCGAGAACCACGCCGTGGTCAAGGCCGGCGCGCTGGACCCGGGCTACGAGTCCTCCCACCCGGACTCCGCGGCGTCCCGCGCCGCAGCGCTGTTGCGCAAGTCCGAGACCATCACCCCGGACCACAACCGGGCAAAGCTCCAGGACGCGGACGCTTCCGACGACGAGGAGGACCACACTAGCGGCGGCGGGAAGAAGCAGCCGTCGTCGGTATGGCCTTGGGTCGTCGCAACGCTGGTGCTTCTGCTGGTGCTCGCGGTGGCGGGCGTGCTGTGGTCGCAGTCCCGCGCCACCGACGAGTACGCGCTAAAGGTGCAGGACTCCGGCGAGTTTGTGGTGCAGCACACCACCCGCGACAACCTGTTCGCGGACACCAAAACCGAGAACATCCAGCGCGCCTGCCTGAACACCAAGGGCGATTTGCGCGTGATTTCCAAGGACTCCAAACCGGGCGATTGCAGCATCTTCTCCACCTCCGATTTGCCCAAGGACAAGCGCGAGGTCGAAGACGTCACCGGCTCCTACGACGACGTATTAGCCAAGCTGAATGAGTTGGCGGATGAGGCGCTGCCGGCCTGCACGGACAAGAAGAGCGC
- a CDS encoding globin domain-containing protein — protein sequence MYNDTLPDSTHAHLSQEHADTVKATLQPVGENIQTIANTFYSKMFAAHPELISDLFNRGNQKQQAQQKALAASVVKFASHLVDDSAPDPVVMLDRIAHKHVSLGVTEAQYQIVYENLMAAIAEVLGDAVTPEVAEAWSAVYWLMADVLIKAEKDLYASDGVADGDVFRRGTVVEKTDLSSTVTAFTVEGDFTQPKPGQYTSIGVKLDDGARQLRQYSIIEGSPARYRIAVQKDGEVSTFLQERVDVGDTVDVTLAAGDLVLQPGERPVVLISSGIGSTPLTGILRHLAQSDDPRRVTYVHSDDSEESWAQAQETRELVDELKDGSLQTYFRGDAERVDVGALDLAGADVYLCGGTGFLQALREDLMQLPAEKAPANVYYELFSPNDWLVA from the coding sequence ATGTACAACGACACACTCCCAGATTCAACGCACGCACACCTCTCCCAGGAGCACGCCGACACCGTCAAGGCGACGCTCCAACCGGTGGGCGAAAACATCCAGACCATTGCGAACACCTTCTACTCCAAGATGTTCGCGGCCCACCCCGAGCTCATCTCCGACCTGTTCAACCGCGGCAATCAAAAGCAGCAGGCGCAGCAGAAGGCGCTCGCGGCGTCAGTGGTGAAGTTCGCCTCGCATCTTGTGGACGACTCCGCGCCCGACCCGGTGGTCATGCTCGACCGCATCGCCCACAAGCACGTCTCCCTCGGCGTGACCGAGGCGCAGTACCAGATCGTGTACGAGAACTTGATGGCCGCGATCGCAGAGGTGCTCGGCGACGCCGTCACGCCCGAGGTGGCAGAGGCGTGGAGCGCGGTGTACTGGCTCATGGCAGACGTGCTGATCAAGGCCGAGAAGGACCTCTACGCCTCCGACGGGGTCGCCGACGGCGACGTGTTCCGCCGCGGCACGGTGGTGGAAAAGACCGATCTTTCGAGCACCGTGACAGCTTTCACCGTGGAGGGCGACTTTACGCAGCCGAAGCCGGGCCAGTACACGTCTATAGGCGTCAAGCTTGACGACGGCGCACGTCAGCTGCGCCAATACTCCATCATCGAAGGCAGCCCGGCGCGTTACCGCATCGCGGTGCAGAAAGACGGCGAGGTCTCCACGTTTTTGCAGGAGCGCGTCGATGTCGGCGATACCGTGGACGTGACACTGGCCGCCGGCGACCTGGTGCTGCAGCCGGGCGAGCGGCCGGTCGTGCTGATCTCCTCCGGCATCGGCTCCACTCCGTTGACCGGCATCCTCCGCCACCTGGCGCAGAGCGATGACCCGCGCCGGGTGACGTACGTGCATTCCGACGACTCCGAGGAATCCTGGGCGCAGGCGCAGGAAACCCGCGAGCTGGTGGATGAACTGAAGGATGGGTCGCTGCAGACCTACTTCCGCGGCGACGCTGAGCGCGTCGACGTGGGCGCGCTCGACCTCGCCGGCGCGGACGTGTACCTCTGCGGCGGCACCGGCTTCCTCCAGGCGCTGCGCGAGGACCTGATGCAGCTGCCCGCTGAGAAGGCCCCCGCCAACGTGTACTACGAGCTGTTTAGCCCGAACGACTGGCTGGTGGCCTAA
- a CDS encoding MarR family transcriptional regulator translates to MERPRAPRPAGDLLNAVGHLSLKQLEVFHVIQENPDGIQVAEIGKSLGMHPNTVRGHLEELLSAGVVSRRVAPGTGRGRPSHVYTARVARTNLASHSMIALVEVLASTLADQDTDSAKRLGRQWAERVNTRRHENLRVDLDTAERHTCQTLREMGFDPVPRPDATSAKVREIGLNACPFIAEEGVRPAPVVCALHEGFLDRGAGDVEAQLMPHDRPGQCGTRLTKREV, encoded by the coding sequence ATGGAACGCCCTCGCGCGCCCCGTCCCGCCGGTGATTTGCTCAACGCGGTCGGCCACCTCAGCCTAAAGCAGCTCGAGGTGTTTCACGTGATCCAGGAAAACCCGGACGGCATCCAGGTCGCCGAAATAGGCAAATCCCTGGGCATGCACCCGAACACCGTGCGCGGCCACCTGGAGGAGCTCCTGTCTGCGGGAGTGGTCTCCCGCCGCGTCGCCCCCGGCACCGGCCGCGGTCGCCCCTCGCACGTTTACACCGCCCGCGTGGCGCGCACGAACCTGGCCTCTCATTCCATGATCGCCCTGGTGGAGGTGCTGGCCAGCACCCTGGCCGACCAGGACACCGACAGCGCGAAGCGTCTCGGCCGCCAGTGGGCCGAGCGGGTGAACACCCGCCGCCACGAAAACCTGCGGGTGGACCTGGACACCGCGGAGCGCCACACTTGCCAGACCCTGCGCGAAATGGGCTTCGACCCGGTGCCGCGCCCAGACGCCACCAGTGCCAAGGTGCGCGAGATCGGCCTCAACGCCTGCCCCTTCATTGCCGAAGAGGGCGTCCGCCCCGCCCCGGTGGTCTGCGCGTTGCACGAGGGCTTTTTGGACCGGGGCGCCGGCGACGTGGAGGCGCAGCTTATGCCGCACGACCGCCCCGGCCAGTGCGGCACCCGCCTGACCAAACGGGAGGTTTAG
- a CDS encoding DUF3662 and FHA domain-containing protein, whose product MAVMDRLAKLDSSLQRGLDNSMAALFGGKVVPEEVEELVKQEAQDSLVVTDRDEYVAPNVYAVGVSSKDLENLSQNRDLPVDLADQLMRYVRNKQWFLDGPVVVRIAEESGLRTGQLRVSSYIDTMPDVVSGFDAIVAEPKKRKASRSQLKEDAMSEPNANQPQAAADTDAATVSLLLQDGSSRTYLVHEGSNILGRSNDSDFRLPDTGVSRQHAEITWDGQVAVLVDLQSTNGTTVNDEPVENWMLADGDVITLGHSSIEVRIIGGEDQPQASANQPEFTDSVAHPSTEYFRP is encoded by the coding sequence ATGGCAGTGATGGACAGGCTGGCAAAGCTGGATAGTTCCCTGCAGCGCGGCTTGGACAATTCCATGGCGGCGCTCTTCGGCGGCAAGGTTGTGCCTGAAGAGGTTGAGGAGCTGGTCAAGCAAGAAGCCCAGGACTCGCTGGTGGTTACGGACAGGGACGAGTATGTCGCCCCGAACGTGTACGCGGTGGGTGTGTCTTCGAAGGACTTGGAGAACCTGTCGCAGAACCGCGATCTTCCTGTGGACCTCGCCGATCAACTTATGCGCTACGTGCGCAACAAGCAGTGGTTCCTCGACGGCCCTGTTGTTGTGCGTATCGCGGAGGAGTCGGGTTTGCGCACTGGCCAGCTCCGGGTGTCCTCGTATATCGACACCATGCCGGATGTGGTCAGCGGCTTCGACGCCATTGTGGCGGAGCCGAAGAAGCGCAAGGCCTCGCGCTCGCAATTGAAGGAGGATGCAATGTCCGAACCTAACGCCAACCAGCCGCAGGCCGCTGCCGACACCGATGCGGCCACGGTGAGCCTGCTGCTTCAAGACGGCTCGTCGCGCACCTACCTGGTGCACGAGGGCTCCAACATTCTGGGCCGCTCCAACGACTCGGACTTCCGCCTGCCGGACACCGGCGTCTCGCGCCAGCACGCGGAGATCACCTGGGACGGCCAGGTGGCGGTGCTGGTGGATCTGCAGTCCACCAACGGCACGACGGTCAACGACGAGCCGGTGGAGAACTGGATGCTCGCGGACGGCGACGTGATCACGCTGGGTCATTCCAGCATTGAGGTCCGCATCATCGGCGGCGAGGACCAGCCGCAGGCCAGCGCCAACCAGCCGGAGTTCACGGACTCGGTGGCGCACCCCAGCACCGAATATTTCCGCCCGTAG
- a CDS encoding endonuclease domain-containing protein, producing the protein MKDTRKKELREKLVDLRRVSSVDTETHRRISDGEMVQLTKSIYFCAATWKKLKEYQRAFLRCYAAGCQSRRAVLIDCSAARLNGVWTIARNEPVTLAVPNGRPASTKGGWTGYEYRHRQIPEADIIYDGPVRYTNAIRTAIDIARERGVREGVIAIDSVLSGHGDHLYAELLHQFRATISRLAGTKGIANARKALPLASKLSDSPYESLLRLILDAHGVPYRTQAAIGPYRVDFLIGDNLVVEVDGWEKYEEVPHDVLRKQRVRDDWLAERGYKVLHFYTSNFWGDEDDLIQRIRNAWPAARGLLPVQVKPKGYTPIGPGRNVALPPDLQEAVDMFRRP; encoded by the coding sequence ATGAAAGACACGCGGAAGAAAGAGCTGCGGGAAAAGCTCGTCGACCTGCGGAGGGTGTCGTCCGTGGACACCGAAACGCACCGGCGCATCAGTGACGGCGAGATGGTGCAGCTGACCAAGTCGATCTACTTCTGCGCCGCGACGTGGAAGAAGCTCAAGGAGTACCAGCGGGCGTTTTTGCGGTGCTACGCAGCCGGGTGCCAAAGCAGACGCGCGGTACTCATCGACTGCTCGGCAGCCAGGCTGAACGGTGTGTGGACCATCGCACGCAACGAACCCGTCACGCTTGCGGTGCCGAATGGGCGCCCGGCCTCCACCAAAGGCGGCTGGACCGGGTACGAGTACCGCCACCGGCAGATCCCGGAAGCCGACATCATCTATGACGGGCCCGTGCGCTACACCAACGCGATCCGCACCGCCATCGACATTGCCCGTGAACGCGGCGTGCGCGAAGGCGTCATAGCGATAGACAGCGTGCTCTCCGGCCACGGCGACCACCTGTACGCGGAACTGCTGCACCAGTTCCGCGCCACCATCTCCCGGCTCGCCGGCACGAAAGGAATCGCCAACGCCCGCAAAGCGCTCCCGCTGGCCAGCAAACTTTCGGATTCGCCCTACGAGTCCCTCCTGCGCCTGATCCTCGATGCCCACGGGGTCCCGTACCGCACCCAGGCGGCGATCGGACCGTACCGGGTTGACTTCCTCATCGGCGACAACCTCGTCGTGGAGGTCGACGGGTGGGAAAAATACGAGGAGGTCCCCCATGACGTACTGCGCAAGCAGCGTGTGCGTGACGACTGGCTCGCCGAGCGCGGATACAAAGTCTTGCACTTCTACACCAGCAACTTCTGGGGCGATGAAGACGATTTGATCCAACGCATCCGCAACGCGTGGCCGGCTGCCCGGGGCCTGCTTCCCGTGCAGGTGAAGCCGAAGGGCTACACACCGATCGGACCGGGGCGCAACGTGGCGCTGCCGCCGGACTTGCAGGAAGCCGTCGACATGTTCCGCAGACCCTGA
- a CDS encoding cupredoxin domain-containing protein, whose amino-acid sequence MSRAVDAAAWTVVAAGVAAVAATAVITQSQEGELPTGDDVVTADVRIERMRYVPDRIEVPRGTKLVVNLVNDGEKEHDLKIGEANSGRLSPGEASTTYFGEFNKDTRGWCTIAGHKTMGMTFKVDVI is encoded by the coding sequence ATGTCACGTGCGGTAGATGCTGCAGCGTGGACGGTTGTCGCCGCGGGTGTCGCAGCCGTCGCCGCTACGGCGGTGATCACGCAGTCCCAAGAAGGTGAACTGCCCACCGGCGACGACGTTGTCACCGCGGACGTGCGCATCGAGCGTATGCGCTACGTCCCCGACCGGATCGAGGTCCCGCGCGGCACCAAGCTGGTGGTCAACCTGGTCAACGACGGCGAGAAGGAGCACGACCTGAAAATCGGGGAGGCCAACTCCGGCCGGCTCTCCCCCGGCGAGGCCAGCACGACCTACTTCGGGGAATTCAACAAGGACACCCGCGGGTGGTGCACCATCGCCGGGCACAAGACGATGGGGATGACGTTTAAGGTCGACGTGATCTAA
- a CDS encoding copper oxidase yields MPDMNPRAWHRKASRPVSIWMAVFILVGLAHPFIPDGSWLLIHIFTLGILTNSIMLWSQNLTERFLGQKLDHASRPAQLTRTYLFNAATIAVLVGQLARWYWLVWVGAAVVAVVLAWHAAVLVRQVRSAPRQHAGVLGFVASACCLPVGAVLGAALSAGLPGQWHSAVRQAHMFTNVGGFVGFAAMGALSVLFPAMWRTRGQDRVGVALALAGIGVAVAVAGSLLRLPVVVGAGTVVILAGWVWLYQGFVASALTVLKDPRDRVTYPALSALFAVTWLIGGLTWYAVRLFGGAGEIPTLPLLLGFAGQLLIGTMSYLMPTTMGGGPAAVKAGLRELNRGAYLRAGLFNASLLAWLVVDNSHARIVLSFVAFGVLVAFLPLMARAVKAQVAVIRSRRP; encoded by the coding sequence ATGCCTGACATGAACCCCCGCGCGTGGCACCGCAAAGCCTCGCGCCCGGTGAGCATCTGGATGGCGGTGTTCATCCTCGTCGGCCTTGCGCACCCGTTCATCCCGGACGGGTCGTGGCTGCTCATCCACATTTTCACGCTGGGGATTTTGACCAACTCGATTATGTTGTGGTCCCAAAACCTCACCGAGCGCTTCTTGGGGCAAAAGCTTGACCACGCTTCACGGCCCGCCCAACTGACCCGCACCTACCTCTTCAACGCCGCCACCATCGCCGTGCTGGTGGGGCAGCTTGCCCGGTGGTACTGGCTGGTGTGGGTTGGTGCTGCGGTGGTGGCGGTCGTGCTGGCCTGGCACGCGGCGGTGCTGGTGCGCCAGGTGCGTTCGGCGCCGCGCCAGCACGCCGGGGTGTTGGGCTTTGTCGCCTCCGCGTGCTGCCTGCCGGTGGGTGCCGTCTTAGGCGCGGCGCTTTCCGCGGGGCTGCCGGGGCAGTGGCATTCCGCGGTACGCCAGGCGCACATGTTCACCAACGTGGGCGGCTTCGTGGGGTTCGCGGCGATGGGTGCGTTGAGCGTCCTGTTCCCGGCGATGTGGCGCACCCGCGGCCAGGATCGCGTCGGCGTGGCGCTCGCGCTGGCCGGCATTGGTGTTGCTGTGGCGGTGGCGGGCTCGCTGCTGCGTCTGCCCGTGGTGGTGGGCGCGGGCACCGTGGTGATCCTGGCCGGCTGGGTGTGGCTCTACCAGGGGTTCGTGGCCAGCGCGCTGACGGTGCTCAAGGATCCGCGCGACCGTGTGACCTACCCGGCGCTGTCCGCGCTGTTCGCGGTGACCTGGCTTATCGGCGGGCTGACCTGGTATGCGGTGCGCCTGTTCGGCGGGGCGGGGGAGATTCCCACCCTGCCGCTGCTGCTCGGGTTCGCCGGCCAGCTGCTCATTGGCACCATGAGCTACCTCATGCCCACCACCATGGGCGGCGGGCCGGCGGCGGTGAAGGCGGGTCTGCGGGAGCTCAACCGGGGCGCCTACCTGCGCGCCGGCCTGTTCAATGCGTCGCTTCTGGCCTGGCTCGTGGTGGACAACTCGCATGCCCGCATCGTGCTGTCGTTTGTCGCCTTCGGTGTGCTGGTGGCGTTTCTGCCGCTCATGGCGCGTGCAGTGAAGGCGCAGGTGGCCGTGATTAGATCACGTCGACCTTAA